In Chitinophaga sp. HK235, a single window of DNA contains:
- a CDS encoding AraC family transcriptional regulator produces MVVTYASPPAPPLQRFIKRYCLREIDTAGADLLKPLFADDNSILALSLTDTPVWYHTPAASRLVDLRDRHLFGLQTAFNGYQVFNGKYKLLCIEFNANGFFSLFHVPMTYVRNNLWRFDDVVGQNFFYLSEQLYGMQDFLEIVSLMDTFFMQAFTCTKAPGKYTAQIAWAYRQLVGNYATEVSSLAGMVNMSLRNFEQQFTAQIGMTPVLLKRIKRFHGAVALKAQNPDQSWTSIAYDCNYFDQMHLIKDFKVFSSMSPKTFFRQMPPPQERVVLVG; encoded by the coding sequence ATGGTCGTTACTTATGCGAGCCCGCCAGCGCCGCCATTACAACGTTTTATCAAACGTTATTGTCTCAGAGAGATAGATACAGCTGGGGCAGACCTGCTCAAACCTCTTTTTGCAGATGATAACTCCATCCTGGCATTGTCACTCACGGACACGCCTGTATGGTATCATACACCCGCTGCCTCAAGACTGGTGGACCTGAGAGACCGGCACCTGTTTGGGTTACAGACGGCTTTTAATGGTTATCAGGTCTTTAATGGCAAATACAAACTGTTGTGTATTGAGTTTAATGCCAATGGTTTTTTTTCGCTCTTTCATGTGCCGATGACGTATGTGAGGAATAACCTGTGGCGTTTTGATGATGTGGTAGGGCAGAATTTTTTTTACCTGAGTGAGCAGTTATATGGGATGCAGGATTTTTTGGAGATAGTATCGCTCATGGATACGTTTTTTATGCAGGCATTCACCTGTACAAAGGCACCTGGTAAATATACCGCGCAGATAGCCTGGGCTTATCGTCAGCTGGTGGGCAATTACGCAACAGAGGTTAGTTCGCTGGCCGGGATGGTGAATATGAGTCTGCGGAATTTCGAGCAACAGTTTACAGCGCAGATAGGGATGACCCCTGTATTGTTGAAGAGAATCAAAAGATTTCACGGCGCTGTGGCGTTGAAAGCACAAAACCCTGATCAGTCATGGACTTCCATCGCCTATGACTGTAATTATTTTGATCAGATGCACCTGATCAAGGATTTTAAAGTGTTCAGTAGTATGTCACCGAAAACTTTTTTCCGGCAGATGCCACCGCCACAAGAGCGGGTGGTATTGGTCGGATAA